The following DNA comes from Stigmatella erecta.
CGGGGAGCCTCACCCCACCCCGGGCACCAGGGCGCGGCGCGGCTGGAGGGACCGGCGCACCTTCGCCGCGAGCACATCCGGGTTCACCGGGTAGGCCAGCACGTCGTCCGCGCCGGCATCCAGCCCCGCCTCCACCAGGGCCGGATCCTCCGGCGGGGCGAGGACGAAGATGGGCAGGGCCGCCGTGTCCTCCGCCTCGCGCAGCAGGCGCGTCAGGGCGGCGCCCTCCCCGTCCGGCAGGTGCGAGGCCACCACCAGCGCCTGCGCGCCCTCGCGCAGGCACTGCCGCACGCGCGCGGCCGAGTCCGCCAGCAGCACCCGCACCCCGTCGGCCAGGAAGCGGGCCTGGAGGGTGGCGGAGCGCTGCGCGTCCGGCTCGGCCAGCACCACGGTGCTCACCCGGGCCTCCCCGAGCACCAGCTCGGCGGTCTCCACGGCCAGCGCCTCCAGCACCCCGCCCGGCAGCCGGCCCTCCTCCCGCAGCCGCCCGAGCGCGCGCGCCGCCGCCTCCGGGGACAGCGCCGTGGGGCCCAGCGCCTCCAGGAGCGCCATCGCCGCCGCGAGCGCCTGGGCCATCCGGTGGCCGGCCGGCGCGGCCTCCGCGCAGGTCTGGATCAGCGCCGCCACCTCCCCCGCCTCCCGGCCGAGCACCGCGCGCACCGACTCGCACGCGGGCCGCGCCAGGAACGCCTTGCCCTCCAGCCGGGCCGCGCAGGCGATGGCATACGCCACGGCGGCGCCCTGCCCGGCCTCCCCGGGCGAGGCGCCCAGGCGCAGCGCCACCTGCCGCGTCAGCCGGGCCAGCACCGCGCCCTGCACGCCCGCGCCGCCCAGCGCCGCCAGGGCCGACTCCAGCGCCCGCGCGAGCAGCCGCGCCTCCCGGCCCCCGGGCTCCCCCGCCTCGCCCCGCCCGTCCTTGCGCGAGGGCTCCGGGCGCGCGGCCTCCCGGGGCAGCGCCTCGTCCGTCTTCTCCTGGGAGGGGTCCATCCCGGACGGAGGGGAGACGGGCGGAGCCCCCATCACGCTGGCCTTCACCAGGCTGCCCCAGTCCATGCGCATCGACAGCTCCTCTCCGAGGTAGAAGCGGTTGATGGCGCGCCGGATGGCCCCGTCGCTGGCGAGCACCCCGCGCACCGCGTAGCCCGTGAGGAACTGCAGCTCGCTCAGGCGGTCCAGGTTCTCCGGCTCGCGCATGGCGCACACCAGCTCCTTGCCGTGGAGCGCCAGGGGCACCGCCTCGAAGCGCGCCGCGTGCTCCAGCGGCAGCAGGGACAGGAGCGGCGTGGGCACGGGCAGGTGGCGCAGCTGGTGCTCGGCGATGAAGGCGATGCCCTGCTGCTCGCTGATGGCGGCCACCACCTCCTCGTCCGTGACGAAGCCCTCGGCCACGAGCCACTCGCCCAGCTTGCCACCGTCGCGCCGCTGCCGCTCCAGCATGGCGTGGAGCTGCGGCTCCGAGAGCTTCCCGGAGGAGACCAGCAGCTCGCCCAGCGGCCTTCGCACCGGGGGGCGGGCGCGCGGCGGGGCCAGCTGCAGCACGGGCGTGGCCAGGGGCAGCGCCACGCGGTGGCCCGGCTCGGCCGGGGGGGGCGTTCCCTGCGGCCGCGCGGCGTCCGGACGGGGCTGGGGCCGGAGCGCCACCGTCCGCACCCCGGGCGTGCCGGGAATGCTGCCCATGGGCGGGGTGGTGGGCCGGTGCGGCTCCAGCCTCGGCACGGCGCGCCAGCCCCCGGTGCGCACGGGCTCCGCGGCCCCTTCCCCGCCGAGGCGGATCTCCTCGCCCCGGAACTCCGTGTGGGGCCCGGCCTCCAGCGGCGAGCGCCGGCCCGGCAGGCAGCGCGCGAAGAGGCGGGCCACGTCCTGGGGGCCCACGCGCAGGCGGTGCTCGAAGAGAAAGTCCTGCAGCGCATCCGCCATGTCCCGGGCGCGCTGGAAGCGGGCCGAGGGCTCCTGCGCCAGGGCCCGGGTGACGATGCTCCACAGCGGCGCGGGCACCCCGGGCAGCGGCTCCATCGCCTTCACGTCGAAGGCCGAGATGCTGCGCAGCACCCGGAAGTAATCCGTGCCCGAGAAGAGCTGCTGGCCCGAGAGCAGCTCGTAGAGCAGCAGCCCCAGCAGGAACAGATCCGAGCGTTGATCCACCCCGCCGCCGCGCACCTGCTCCGGGGCGAGGTAGCCCACCTTGCCCTTGACCACTCCCGCCTGGGTGCCGCCCTGGACGTTGGCCGCCTTGGCGATGCCGAAGTCCGCGAGCTTCACCTCGCCCGCGACGGAGATCATGACGTTGGACGGGTTGATGTCGCGGTGGATGATGTTGAGGGGCCGGCCCGCCGCATCCAGCTTGTCGTGGGCGTAGGCGAGCCCCTCGGCCACCTGCTGGACGATGAAGACGCCCTCGCGCAGCCCCATGGGCACCTGCGCCGCGGCGGCCGCGCGCTGGAGCGTGCGCAGGTTCTCCCCGTCCACGAACTCCATCACCATGTAGTACTGGCCGCGCACCTCGCCGAGATCAAACACCTGGAGCACGTTGGCGTGCTGCAGCGAGACCGTGAGCTTGGCCTCGCGCAGGAACAGCTCCACGAACTCGCGGTCCTTCGCCAGCGACGGCAGCACGCGCTTGACGGCCACCGGCTTCTCGAACCCCTCGGCGCCGAACACCTTCGCGAGGAAGACCTCCGCCATGCCTCCCGAGGCCAGCTGCCGGACCAGTCGATAGATGCCCACGGCGCCCCCCCCGAAGCTGGTACAGAGGGTGTTGATGTGCATGGCCCCGCGCCGGGGTCAGTGCCCCCCCACGCCATGTCCGGGGAACGTCGGCCCAAAGTCACTCGGGCCGCGAGGACCGTCTGGGGCTGAGCAGGCCCCCGGAGCGGCGGGGTGGGAGTGCCTGCCCCGGGGGAAGCACGCCAAGGGCCCGCCCGGCCTCCTCCTTATATAAGGAGGAGGCGGCGGCAGCGGCGTCGCTAGCCGAACAGCTCCTTCACCTTGGCGAAGAAGCTCTTGGAGTGCGGGTGCGTCTCCTCGCCGGCCTCCTCGGCGAACTTCTCCAGCAGCTCGCGCTGGCGGGCCGACAGCTCCGTGGGCGTCTCCAGAATCACGCGCACGTGCTGATCGCCGCGCTGCTGGCTGTGCAGGTGGGGGATGCCCTTGCCGCGCAGCCGGAACACCTTGCCGGACTGCGTGCCGGCCGGCACCGTCATCTTCACCTTCCCGTCCAGCGTGGGCACGTCGATCTTCGCCCCCAGCGCCGCCTGCGTGAAGGAGATGGGCACCTCGCAGAACACCTCGTAGTCCTCGCGCTGGAACAGCGGGTGCTCGCGCACGATGACCGTCACGTACAAGTCGCCGGCGGGCCCGCCCCGGTCTCCCGGCTCGCCCATGCCCGACAGCCGCACCCGCGTGCCGTTGTCCACGCCCGCGGGGATGGCCACCTCCAGCACTTCCTCGGAGGGCACCTTGCCGGCGCCCTTGCACTTGGGGCAGGGGTCCGGGATGAACGCGCCCGTGCCGTTGCAGTCCGCGCACGTGCGCGACACCGCGAAGAAGCCCTGCGTGAAGCGCACCTCGCCGGAGCCGCCACACGTGCCGCACGGCTTGGGCGCCGCGCCGCTCTTGCTGCCCGAGCCGGTGCAGGTGTCGCACTTCTTGGGACGCGGAATCGGAACCTTGGGACGGCAGCCGAAGGCCGCCTCCTCGAAGGAGATCTCCAGGTTGTAGCGCAGGTCCGCCCCGCGCCCCGTGCCGCCCCGGCCCCGGCCGCCCCGGGCGCCGCCGAAGATTTCTCCGAAGATGTCCCCGAAGATGTCGTTGATGTTGACGTTCTGGAAGCCGCCGCCGAAGCCCTCGGCCCCTCCGCCCGCGTGGCCGAAGCGGTCGTAGCGCGCCCGGCGCTCCGGGTCGCTCAGGACTTCATAGGCCTCGGAGGCTTCCTTGAACTTCTCCTCGGCCTCGTTGTTCCCCGGATTGCGATCCGGGTGGTACTGGAGCGCCACCTTGCGAAAGGCGCTCTTCAGCTCCTGAGGATTCACGCCCTTCTGGACGCCGAGTACCTCGTAATAATCGCGCTTCTGTCCCGACACCGATGGCATCGCGTCAAACCCCTGGATTTCCTGGCTTTTCGACCCGCGTCTTGAGCCGACGCACTATAACGCAGGGTTCCGAGCCAGCAATCCAGGGGGCAACGGAGCGGCCGATTCACGGCTAGACTGTCCAGACGCGATTCACGGTCAGCTCCATCCGGGCCAGCCGCCGCTTGAGCGCCGCGTCCACGGGCCCCAGGGGGGACCACTTGGGCACGACGAAGTGCAACTCGGCGTTGTAGAGCTTCGCGGCGCTGCCCAGCAGGCTCCACCGGTTCTCCGCGAGCGCGTCATCCACCATCGAGGGGGTAACGATTTCCAGGATGATGGGGGTGTGGGCCGAGTCCGTCTGCCGGCAGGTGAAATCCGGGCGATGATCCTCGATGGTCCCCGACAGGACCGGTGGGGGCATGAAGCCCGGAAGCCGTGCCTTGATGTCCGAATAGCCGATCGTCCGGAAGTATTCGGCCATGAGCCACAGGAGCCTCCGCCGCTCCTCGTCCTCCACGACTGGCTCACAGCCCGGACTGAACAGCGCCTCTTTCTGGTTCGTGTCGTTGATCTCCATGGCCTCCTGAAGTTGGCCGCCCCTTCCCTGCCCAGCAACGATTGTACCCACATGTAGGGGTTGGTAGGCGGCAGGGCAGGCAGGTAAGCATCCCTCATACCCCCGAGGGTGGCTTGGCCATTGCCAGCCGGGGTGCGAGAGTCCGCGCCGCCGTGGCCCCCCGTCCTTCGCCTCACGTTTACCGTCGGCTGTTGGGTTACTTGTCGCCCTATCGCGGGCTGCTGCTGGCGGGCCTGTGCGCCTCGGTGATGGCGGCGGCGGCCACCTCCGCCTACGCGTGGCTGGTGGGGCCGCTGCTGCGCGCGGTGCTCACCGGCGATCCGATCTCGCTGGCGGGGGTGAGCCTGCCCCCGGACCAGATGCTGCGCCGGCTGCCGGTGCTGGTGGTGGCGGTGGCGGCGATCAAAGCCACCGCGCAGTTTCTTCAGGGCGGGTGGATGCAGCGGCTCGGCCAGCGGGTGATGGCGGATCTGCGCGGCTTCTTCTACGCCCGGCTGCTTGCCCAGCCGCCGGCCTTCTTCGAGCGCCGGCACTCGGGGGAGCTGCTCTCGCGCTTCACCGCGGACGTGCCGCTGGTGGAGTTCTCGGTGACGCAGGCACTGTCCTCGTACGCCAAGGACGGGATGCAGATCGTCGCGCTGCTCGTCACCTGCGCCCTCATCGACCCGAAGCTGTTCCTGCTCACCTTCGTGGTGATGCCCGCCACGGTGGTGCCCGTGGCCCGCTTCGCGCGCTCGCTGAAGAAGGTGGCGCTGCGCTCCCAGACGAGCCTGGGCGCGCTCACCTCGCTCACCGCCGAGCAGCTGCAGAACCTGCCCGTGGTGCAGGCCTACGGCGGGGTGCCCCGGGCGCTGGCGCGCTTCGACGAGGAGTCGGGGCGCTACTACGGGGAGATGCGCCGCTCGCTCTTCCTGCGCGGCGCCTTCAGCCCCACGGTGGAGATGCTGGGCATCGCGGGGGTGGCGCTGGTGGTGATGTGGGGGGCGCGCGCGGTGGCCGCCGAGCCCGCGCTGGCCGGGCGGCTGCTGTCCTTCGTCGCCGCCTCGCTCCTGCTCTACCAGCCGGTGAAGTCCCTGAGCGGCACCCTCTCCCAGGTGCTCACGGGGCTGGTGGCCGCCGAGCGCCTCTTCGCCATCGCCGACGAGCCCGCGCCCCCGGACGAGGGCCGCGCGGCACAGCCCCTGAAGGAAGCGCTGGTGCTGGAGGGCGTGCGGGCCA
Coding sequences within:
- a CDS encoding protein kinase domain-containing protein, whose protein sequence is MHINTLCTSFGGGAVGIYRLVRQLASGGMAEVFLAKVFGAEGFEKPVAVKRVLPSLAKDREFVELFLREAKLTVSLQHANVLQVFDLGEVRGQYYMVMEFVDGENLRTLQRAAAAAQVPMGLREGVFIVQQVAEGLAYAHDKLDAAGRPLNIIHRDINPSNVMISVAGEVKLADFGIAKAANVQGGTQAGVVKGKVGYLAPEQVRGGGVDQRSDLFLLGLLLYELLSGQQLFSGTDYFRVLRSISAFDVKAMEPLPGVPAPLWSIVTRALAQEPSARFQRARDMADALQDFLFEHRLRVGPQDVARLFARCLPGRRSPLEAGPHTEFRGEEIRLGGEGAAEPVRTGGWRAVPRLEPHRPTTPPMGSIPGTPGVRTVALRPQPRPDAARPQGTPPPAEPGHRVALPLATPVLQLAPPRARPPVRRPLGELLVSSGKLSEPQLHAMLERQRRDGGKLGEWLVAEGFVTDEEVVAAISEQQGIAFIAEHQLRHLPVPTPLLSLLPLEHAARFEAVPLALHGKELVCAMREPENLDRLSELQFLTGYAVRGVLASDGAIRRAINRFYLGEELSMRMDWGSLVKASVMGAPPVSPPSGMDPSQEKTDEALPREAARPEPSRKDGRGEAGEPGGREARLLARALESALAALGGAGVQGAVLARLTRQVALRLGASPGEAGQGAAVAYAIACAARLEGKAFLARPACESVRAVLGREAGEVAALIQTCAEAAPAGHRMAQALAAAMALLEALGPTALSPEAAARALGRLREEGRLPGGVLEALAVETAELVLGEARVSTVVLAEPDAQRSATLQARFLADGVRVLLADSAARVRQCLREGAQALVVASHLPDGEGAALTRLLREAEDTAALPIFVLAPPEDPALVEAGLDAGADDVLAYPVNPDVLAAKVRRSLQPRRALVPGVG
- the dnaJ gene encoding molecular chaperone DnaJ, producing MPSVSGQKRDYYEVLGVQKGVNPQELKSAFRKVALQYHPDRNPGNNEAEEKFKEASEAYEVLSDPERRARYDRFGHAGGGAEGFGGGFQNVNINDIFGDIFGEIFGGARGGRGRGGTGRGADLRYNLEISFEEAAFGCRPKVPIPRPKKCDTCTGSGSKSGAAPKPCGTCGGSGEVRFTQGFFAVSRTCADCNGTGAFIPDPCPKCKGAGKVPSEEVLEVAIPAGVDNGTRVRLSGMGEPGDRGGPAGDLYVTVIVREHPLFQREDYEVFCEVPISFTQAALGAKIDVPTLDGKVKMTVPAGTQSGKVFRLRGKGIPHLHSQQRGDQHVRVILETPTELSARQRELLEKFAEEAGEETHPHSKSFFAKVKELFG
- a CDS encoding ABC transporter ATP-binding protein, whose amino-acid sequence is MAPRPSPHVYRRLLGYLSPYRGLLLAGLCASVMAAAATSAYAWLVGPLLRAVLTGDPISLAGVSLPPDQMLRRLPVLVVAVAAIKATAQFLQGGWMQRLGQRVMADLRGFFYARLLAQPPAFFERRHSGELLSRFTADVPLVEFSVTQALSSYAKDGMQIVALLVTCALIDPKLFLLTFVVMPATVVPVARFARSLKKVALRSQTSLGALTSLTAEQLQNLPVVQAYGGVPRALARFDEESGRYYGEMRRSLFLRGAFSPTVEMLGIAGVALVVMWGARAVAAEPALAGRLLSFVAASLLLYQPVKSLSGTLSQVLTGLVAAERLFAIADEPAPPDEGRAAQPLKEALVLEGVRATYLDGREGLRGVDLTVPVGARVALVGASGAGKTTLFSVLLGFLPTSGGTVRWDGEPLNALKPSSVRSQMAWVPQEPVLFSGTVRHNLLLGRPGSSDAELWEALTLAHAKDFVSALPAGLDEPVGERGSRLSGGQRQRLVLARAFLRRPSLLLLDEPTSALDAASEAAVGEGLAALMKGRTVLVIAHRLSTVRDADLIAVMEAGQVVEAGTHEQLLARQGRYARLLGEGAVAA